A stretch of the Streptomyces sp. NBC_00078 genome encodes the following:
- a CDS encoding ABC transporter permease, whose protein sequence is MTATIADDKAAVVRRVPVSRGYRFELVKLVSQWRIRLLVLACWIAPALFVAGVSRQSTLPSDTLFGRWMHATGWAGPLVMLGFAGTWALPLLTSVVAGDVFAVEDRLGTWRHLLVAVRSPRRIFVAKALASLTVVLLFVAGLAASSTAGGLVAVGNQPLVGLDGHLLAPGDAAVRVLLAWGCALAPTLALAAIGFLGSVALGRSPMGLLLPPLVALAMSVAQMLPLPVAVRLALPGYAFISWNGLFTGPTQLAPLLIGVVVSLVWAALATALACLLFLRRDFTNPAYDGAGRRALTVGLLPLVALTALTVTVIGVATPSLGSGISEDKVQRSLATAFAHLYRLQTRQLHRPAVTEAQLRATAVCTKSDGLAAQEGAGNDWRCAVTWHLPGVPVAGTAIYQLDITSDGRFVADGDGPKEVNGYFLVRTSAGDAPNPLWQFDGSVDLLDTTSKG, encoded by the coding sequence ATGACGGCGACCATCGCCGACGACAAGGCGGCCGTCGTCCGCCGCGTCCCGGTCTCCCGCGGCTACCGCTTCGAGCTGGTGAAGCTGGTCTCGCAGTGGCGGATCCGCCTGCTGGTCCTGGCCTGCTGGATCGCACCTGCGCTGTTCGTCGCGGGAGTGAGCCGGCAGAGCACGCTCCCCTCGGACACCCTCTTCGGCCGCTGGATGCATGCCACGGGGTGGGCCGGGCCGCTGGTGATGCTCGGTTTCGCGGGCACCTGGGCGCTGCCGTTGCTGACCTCGGTGGTGGCGGGCGACGTGTTCGCCGTCGAGGACAGGCTCGGCACCTGGCGCCATCTGCTGGTGGCGGTCCGGTCGCCCCGGCGGATCTTCGTGGCGAAGGCGCTGGCCAGCCTCACTGTCGTCCTGCTGTTCGTGGCGGGGCTCGCCGCCTCCAGCACGGCGGGCGGTCTCGTGGCGGTCGGCAACCAGCCGCTGGTCGGCCTCGACGGACATCTGCTGGCGCCGGGCGACGCGGCCGTTCGGGTGCTGCTCGCCTGGGGCTGCGCCCTCGCCCCGACGCTGGCGCTCGCCGCGATCGGATTCCTCGGATCGGTCGCGCTGGGGCGGTCCCCGATGGGGCTGCTGCTGCCCCCGCTCGTCGCGCTCGCGATGTCGGTGGCCCAGATGCTGCCGCTGCCCGTCGCCGTGCGACTCGCCCTGCCCGGCTACGCCTTCATCTCCTGGAACGGTCTGTTCACCGGCCCCACGCAGCTCGCCCCGCTCCTGATCGGCGTCGTGGTCAGCCTGGTGTGGGCGGCACTCGCGACCGCGCTGGCCTGTCTGCTGTTTCTGCGACGCGACTTCACCAACCCGGCCTACGACGGTGCCGGGCGCCGGGCGCTCACCGTCGGGCTGCTGCCGCTGGTCGCGCTGACCGCCCTCACCGTCACCGTGATCGGCGTGGCCACCCCCTCCCTGGGCTCGGGGATCAGCGAGGACAAGGTCCAGCGGTCGCTCGCCACGGCATTCGCGCACCTCTACCGCCTGCAGACCCGGCAGCTGCACCGGCCCGCCGTCACCGAGGCGCAGCTGCGGGCCACTGCGGTGTGCACCAAGAGCGACGGCCTGGCCGCCCAGGAGGGCGCGGGCAACGACTGGCGTTGCGCCGTGACCTGGCATCTGCCCGGTGTCCCGGTCGCGGGGACCGCCATCTACCAGCTCGACATCACCTCGGACGGGCGGTTCGTGGCCGACGGCGACGGGCCGAAGGAAGTGAACGGCTACTTCCTGGTGCGGACGTCGGCAGGGGACGCACCGAACCCGCTCTGGCAGTTCGACGG
- a CDS encoding ABC transporter ATP-binding protein, translating into MDRLLAVRARGIAKRFGDVVALDGIDLDVVQGQIHGLVGPNGAGKTTLLGLLLGLAVADGGRLEILGTPVERALAVPDGVAGFVDAPGLYPSLTARQNLAALAELRGHDARTAGIDDVLDEVGLTDVADDRTRGFSLGMRQRLGLAAALLTKPRLLVLDEPSNGLDPAGKRHVHGVLTRLAADGTGVVLSSHRMDDLEALCSEVTILATGRVVFSGPLSKLAAENRALDYRLRTSDLDAARRLAAGTAGIRVVDGTGIRQDAGLLVVRALVPALDELMAGLVRSGIAVRELAPVVSPLEAAFLALTDQQEAGR; encoded by the coding sequence ATGGACAGACTCCTCGCAGTCCGGGCCCGTGGAATCGCCAAACGCTTCGGCGATGTCGTCGCACTCGACGGCATCGACCTGGATGTGGTGCAGGGTCAGATCCACGGCCTGGTCGGACCGAACGGCGCCGGCAAGACGACCTTGCTCGGCCTCCTGCTGGGCCTGGCAGTCGCCGACGGCGGCCGGCTGGAGATCCTGGGGACGCCGGTCGAGCGGGCGCTCGCCGTTCCCGACGGGGTCGCCGGTTTTGTGGACGCGCCCGGTCTCTACCCCTCGCTCACGGCCCGGCAGAACCTCGCGGCGCTGGCCGAACTCCGCGGCCACGACGCGCGGACGGCGGGGATCGACGACGTGCTCGACGAGGTCGGGCTCACCGATGTCGCCGACGACCGGACCCGCGGCTTCTCCCTCGGCATGCGTCAACGACTGGGTCTCGCGGCCGCGTTGCTCACCAAGCCCCGGCTGCTGGTGCTCGACGAACCCTCCAACGGCCTTGATCCGGCGGGCAAAAGACATGTGCACGGCGTTCTCACCCGGCTCGCCGCGGACGGAACCGGTGTCGTGCTCTCGAGCCACCGCATGGACGACCTGGAGGCACTGTGCTCCGAGGTCACCATCCTCGCCACGGGACGGGTCGTGTTCTCCGGGCCGCTGAGCAAGCTGGCCGCCGAGAACCGTGCACTCGACTACCGGCTGCGCACCTCCGACCTGGACGCCGCACGCCGGCTGGCCGCCGGCACGGCCGGCATCCGGGTCGTCGACGGCACCGGCATACGGCAGGATGCCGGGCTGCTCGTGGTGCGCGCACTGGTGCCCGCCCTCGACGAACTGATGGCCGGACTCGTGCGCTCGGGCATCGCGGTACGCGAACTCGCACCCGTGGTGTCGCCTCTGGAAGCCGCGTTCCTCGCCCTCACCGACCAGCAGGAGGCCGGCCGATGA
- a CDS encoding DUF4157 domain-containing protein — translation MRVQEPGRDRSDPERSTRHSAPTAHDRVGPVPSVGAGPARIPGTFSPQRLVALQRAVGNRAVAAMLAERHGEDKDQHGHDEDHTHAGHTRGEPVQCAAALDHAHEEPVQRAAAHSVLRSSGRALEAPLRTEMEARLGADFSGVRLHTGAVAQRSAQELGARAYTSGENVVIGSTGVDKHTLAHELTHVIQQRQGPVSGTDHGDGLRVSDPTDRFERAAEANAKRVMAAPPPSAHRTGDEGRTDPAGSLSRGARDTGGAGTPDVQRAVGFEFEAQWNVRRMEDNSETVRAQRSQKRQQLIDARILEIFLSPYSPYHRRLGPQEQEQAAEGKADALRAQWFGSDGLLTAAGEQRLADLGVTESERQGLVTTLLVRGEVSEEPLAGENLGKGRVDGLVVAGNKFDLTADASPTGGSNLEWITDPLTSLAEVGTVMDNLTAMARYLDGRRGDPYIPSEDVTAGGGTPQSRLRIYPDGNPLSFAPQATLGARLERLPKLIDYLANREPMSVMERVPVLGAGRVRRRAQASADLSAGGLGELPVARAGADAAITALLPRLGFQPSRSDTKALTGLVMHLAAYLIQGQNLPPGANAKSIAGALMARTDFAHAFSLLSPNLTGHFQANRDAFVALVLQAAGMTGHGDERVFGNEVERGLASDRTRTTIELTRNAWLSALPSGSDLLKNWDHLTVDERDMVDNEDGARAVHKSLGALGAEQNLVGPRGNQEAVVAELRRMKDNVPTANLKQLAVAVFSLVEQLNAQQTLRYESR, via the coding sequence ATGCGCGTTCAGGAGCCCGGCCGGGACCGCAGCGACCCGGAGCGGTCGACACGCCACTCCGCGCCCACCGCCCACGACCGTGTGGGCCCGGTTCCGTCGGTGGGCGCCGGCCCCGCGCGCATCCCGGGGACGTTCTCTCCGCAGCGCCTCGTCGCACTGCAGCGCGCCGTCGGCAACCGGGCCGTGGCCGCGATGCTCGCTGAACGGCATGGCGAAGACAAGGACCAGCACGGTCACGACGAGGATCACACCCACGCCGGCCACACCCGCGGGGAGCCGGTCCAGTGTGCCGCCGCCCTGGACCACGCCCACGAGGAACCCGTGCAGCGTGCCGCCGCGCACAGCGTGCTCCGTTCCTCGGGCCGGGCGCTGGAGGCGCCGCTGCGCACCGAGATGGAGGCCCGCCTCGGCGCGGACTTCTCCGGCGTACGTCTGCACACGGGCGCCGTCGCCCAGCGTTCGGCACAGGAGCTGGGCGCCCGCGCGTACACGTCGGGAGAGAACGTCGTCATCGGTTCGACGGGTGTCGACAAGCACACCCTCGCCCACGAGTTGACGCACGTCATCCAGCAGCGGCAAGGCCCCGTCTCAGGCACCGACCACGGCGACGGACTGCGGGTGAGCGACCCGACCGACCGCTTCGAGCGGGCGGCCGAGGCGAACGCGAAGCGGGTGATGGCGGCGCCGCCGCCATCAGCGCACCGGACGGGGGACGAAGGGCGGACGGACCCGGCCGGTTCACTCTCCCGGGGAGCACGGGACACGGGCGGGGCCGGGACCCCCGACGTGCAGCGCGCGGTCGGGTTCGAGTTCGAGGCGCAGTGGAACGTGCGCAGGATGGAGGACAACTCGGAGACCGTCCGCGCACAGCGGTCCCAAAAACGGCAGCAGCTGATCGACGCCAGGATCCTGGAGATCTTCCTCTCCCCCTATTCTCCGTACCACCGGCGGCTGGGGCCGCAGGAGCAGGAGCAGGCGGCCGAAGGCAAGGCTGATGCGTTGCGGGCCCAGTGGTTCGGCAGCGACGGCCTGTTGACCGCGGCCGGTGAGCAGCGCCTCGCAGACCTCGGCGTGACCGAGTCCGAGCGCCAGGGTCTGGTGACCACTCTGCTGGTCAGGGGAGAGGTGTCCGAGGAGCCCCTGGCGGGCGAGAACCTCGGCAAGGGGCGGGTCGACGGGCTCGTCGTGGCGGGCAACAAGTTCGACCTGACGGCGGACGCCAGCCCCACCGGCGGCTCCAACCTGGAGTGGATCACCGACCCGCTCACCTCGCTCGCGGAGGTCGGGACGGTCATGGACAACCTGACCGCCATGGCCCGCTACCTCGACGGCCGGCGCGGCGACCCGTACATCCCCTCCGAGGACGTGACCGCGGGCGGCGGGACCCCTCAGTCCCGGCTGCGGATCTACCCGGACGGAAACCCCCTCAGTTTCGCCCCGCAGGCGACGCTCGGGGCGCGCCTGGAGCGTCTGCCGAAACTGATCGACTATCTCGCCAACCGCGAGCCGATGAGTGTGATGGAGCGCGTGCCCGTGCTGGGGGCGGGGCGGGTCAGGCGCCGCGCTCAGGCGTCCGCGGACCTGTCGGCCGGCGGTCTCGGTGAGCTCCCCGTGGCCCGGGCCGGCGCCGACGCCGCGATCACGGCGCTGCTGCCCCGGCTCGGTTTCCAGCCGTCGAGGTCCGACACCAAAGCGCTCACGGGCCTGGTCATGCATCTTGCCGCTTACCTGATCCAGGGGCAGAACCTGCCGCCGGGTGCCAACGCCAAGTCGATCGCCGGCGCCTTGATGGCCCGTACGGACTTCGCCCACGCCTTCAGCCTGCTGTCGCCGAACCTGACGGGCCACTTCCAGGCCAACCGTGACGCGTTCGTCGCTCTCGTCCTGCAGGCGGCGGGGATGACGGGCCACGGCGACGAGCGGGTCTTCGGCAACGAGGTCGAGCGAGGGCTGGCCAGCGACCGGACCCGGACCACCATCGAACTGACCCGCAACGCCTGGCTGAGTGCCCTGCCGTCCGGTTCGGACCTGCTCAAGAACTGGGACCACCTGACCGTGGACGAGCGGGACATGGTGGACAACGAGGACGGCGCCCGAGCCGTCCACAAGTCCCTCGGTGCCCTCGGCGCCGAGCAGAACCTCGTCGGCCCCCGGGGCAACCAGGAGGCGGTCGTCGCCGAACTGCGCCGGATGAAGGACAACGTACCGACGGCCAACCTGAAGCAGCTGGCCGTCGCCGTCTTCTCCCTCGTCGAACAGCTCAACGCCCAGCAGACGCTGCGCTACGAGAGTCGGTGA
- a CDS encoding MFS transporter — protein MTEPLLPLFPAALAVVVAAFPVERRGRALALFPGLAGALTATGPLLGGRLTAWTWRAVIRVNVPAAIVALIPTAPARFTDRLRDEPLALRT, from the coding sequence GTGACAGAACCGCTCTTACCGCTCTTCCCGGCCGCGCTCGCCGTGGTGGTGGCCGCGTTCCCGGTGGAGCGCAGGGGACGCGCGCTCGCCCTGTTCCCGGGGCTCGCCGGCGCCCTCACCGCGACAGGACCGCTACTGGGCGGCCGGCTGACCGCGTGGACGTGGCGAGCGGTCATCCGGGTCAACGTGCCCGCCGCGATCGTCGCCCTGATCCCGACCGCGCCGGCTCGCTTCACCGACCGCCTCCGCGACGAACCTCTCGCGTTGAGGACGTGA
- a CDS encoding ATP-binding cassette domain-containing protein, translating to MIDAQQLTKRYGEKTAVDGLDFTVEPGTVTGFLGPNGAGKSTTMRMIVGLDAPTNGSVTVNGRHYARHRAPLQEVGALLEAKSVHPGRSAYNHLKALALTHGIPRRRVDEVIGLAGLDTVARKRAGAFSLGMGQRLGIAAALLGDPQTVMLDEPVNGLDPEGVLWIRNLLKALAGEGRTVFVSSHLMSEMALVADHLIVVGRGRLLADTTVRDLVREAGGDTVQVATQDPARLRDVLAGPGVDITGRAGSEELQVSGLTAREIGLKAAEHGIPLFELTARTVSLEEAFMNLTRDAVEYHGSTTGIDTLLAEGRAA from the coding sequence ATGATCGACGCACAGCAGCTGACCAAGAGGTACGGCGAGAAGACGGCCGTCGACGGGCTGGACTTCACCGTCGAGCCGGGCACGGTGACCGGCTTCCTGGGCCCCAACGGCGCGGGGAAGTCCACGACCATGCGCATGATCGTCGGGCTCGACGCTCCGACGAACGGCTCCGTGACGGTCAACGGTCGCCACTACGCCCGGCACCGGGCCCCGCTCCAGGAGGTCGGCGCCCTGCTGGAGGCGAAATCGGTCCATCCGGGCCGCTCGGCCTACAACCACCTGAAGGCGCTCGCGCTGACGCACGGAATTCCCCGTCGCCGGGTCGACGAGGTCATCGGCCTCGCCGGGCTCGACACCGTGGCGAGGAAGCGGGCCGGTGCCTTCTCTCTCGGTATGGGCCAGCGGCTCGGCATCGCGGCGGCGCTGCTGGGCGATCCGCAGACGGTGATGCTGGACGAACCCGTCAACGGGCTCGATCCGGAGGGCGTGCTCTGGATCCGCAACCTGCTCAAGGCCCTCGCCGGCGAGGGCAGGACCGTGTTCGTGTCGTCCCACCTGATGAGCGAGATGGCCCTGGTGGCGGACCATCTCATCGTCGTGGGACGCGGGCGGCTGCTGGCCGACACCACGGTGCGGGACCTCGTTCGCGAGGCGGGCGGCGACACCGTGCAGGTGGCCACGCAGGACCCGGCCCGGCTGAGGGACGTACTGGCGGGCCCCGGCGTCGACATCACGGGCCGCGCCGGCTCCGAGGAGCTTCAGGTATCCGGACTCACAGCCCGCGAGATCGGCCTGAAGGCGGCCGAGCACGGGATCCCGCTGTTCGAACTGACCGCGCGCACCGTGTCGTTGGAGGAGGCGTTCATGAACCTGACCAGAGACGCCGTGGAGTACCACGGCTCCACGACCGGCATCGACACTCTCCTGGCCGAGGGGAGGGCGGCATGA
- a CDS encoding ABC transporter permease, whose product MSTLTATVETPPATPARPAYRVTGRRVLSSEWAKLWSLRSTWITLGLGLLFLVAFGLIAASRYKSGIDSGDIDKHFAASTAVSLSLFGTNFAQLALGVLGVLVTAGEYSTGMIRSTLAAVPRRLPVLWSKAAVFGVVALVAATLGAFVAFAFGSRIVSGTPAAMGLTHEGVLRSLLGAGLYLGLVGVIGTALGALLRSVAGGISVLVATLMLIPGLISLLPSSWQDDIGPYLPSNAGESMFALTHDATSLSPTAGLLVFLGWTVLALAGAAYRLVRSDV is encoded by the coding sequence ATGAGCACCCTCACCGCGACCGTCGAGACACCCCCGGCAACTCCCGCCCGTCCCGCCTACCGGGTGACAGGACGACGCGTGCTGTCCTCGGAGTGGGCCAAGCTGTGGTCGCTGCGTTCGACGTGGATCACCCTGGGTCTCGGCCTGCTCTTCCTCGTCGCCTTCGGGCTGATCGCCGCGAGCCGCTACAAGTCGGGGATCGACTCCGGCGACATCGACAAGCACTTCGCCGCCTCGACGGCCGTGAGCCTGTCCCTCTTCGGCACCAACTTCGCCCAGCTAGCCCTCGGGGTGCTCGGCGTGCTGGTCACGGCGGGGGAGTACTCGACCGGCATGATCCGCTCGACGCTCGCGGCCGTACCGCGTCGGCTGCCCGTGCTGTGGTCCAAGGCGGCCGTGTTCGGTGTGGTCGCTCTCGTTGCTGCCACCCTGGGCGCGTTCGTCGCCTTCGCGTTCGGCAGCCGCATCGTCTCCGGCACGCCCGCCGCGATGGGCCTGACACACGAGGGAGTTCTGCGGAGCCTGCTGGGCGCCGGACTCTACCTCGGCCTGGTCGGCGTGATCGGCACCGCCCTCGGCGCACTGCTGCGCTCGGTGGCCGGCGGCATCTCGGTGCTCGTCGCCACCCTGATGCTGATCCCGGGGCTGATCTCCCTGCTGCCCAGCTCCTGGCAGGACGACATCGGCCCCTATCTGCCGAGCAACGCGGGCGAGTCGATGTTCGCCCTGACCCACGACGCCACCAGCCTGTCGCCCACGGCCGGGCTGCTGGTCTTCCTCGGCTGGACGGTGCTCGCGCTGGCGGGCGCGGCGTACCGGCTGGTGCGCAGCGACGTCTGA
- a CDS encoding sensor histidine kinase, protein MGPLVARLARGGQRLRQADRARPWVLDTAVVALVFLMFCLPDLLHGGAGDGDGPRRFRLAVTRLPLAAMLVVQAGLVLPLLWRRRRPMAAFTAIAVVFVVQWSLGAALRADIALFIALYSLALHGHPRQLSYACGVMAAGMVLVALRISSAVSVWDALFFLLSTSIAALALGLMVRIRRAQLAGLRERAARLETERDQRSRLAAATERARVAREMHDIVGHNLSVIITLADAGAYATDAAPERGKEALHLIGDTGRTALGELRRVLGVLREASDVPATTPELSPQPGLADIGALCDGVRAAGLEVVYRTVGEVDALDRGMQLTVYRIVQEALTNTLKHAGAGTRVTLSVIVEDARLVIRVQDNGRAGHPGPWNEEGHGLVGMRERAALYGGDISAGPATGGGWTVQATLDLPPQAGAR, encoded by the coding sequence ATGGGACCGCTGGTCGCCCGGCTCGCCCGGGGCGGCCAGCGGCTGCGCCAGGCGGACCGGGCCCGCCCCTGGGTGCTGGACACCGCGGTGGTGGCGCTGGTCTTCCTGATGTTCTGCCTGCCGGACCTGCTGCACGGGGGTGCCGGGGACGGCGACGGTCCACGCCGGTTCCGGCTCGCCGTCACCCGGCTGCCCCTGGCGGCCATGCTGGTTGTGCAGGCCGGCCTGGTGCTGCCGCTGCTGTGGCGGCGGCGCCGGCCCATGGCGGCCTTCACCGCCATCGCGGTCGTGTTCGTCGTGCAGTGGTCTCTGGGCGCCGCGCTGCGTGCGGACATCGCCCTGTTCATCGCCCTGTACAGCCTGGCACTGCACGGGCATCCACGGCAGTTGTCGTACGCCTGCGGGGTGATGGCGGCGGGGATGGTGCTCGTCGCGTTGCGCATCTCGTCGGCCGTGTCCGTCTGGGACGCGCTGTTCTTCCTGCTCAGCACGTCGATCGCGGCCCTGGCACTGGGTCTGATGGTGCGCATCCGGCGGGCGCAGCTCGCCGGGTTGCGGGAGCGGGCGGCGCGCCTGGAGACGGAACGCGACCAGCGCAGCAGACTCGCGGCCGCCACCGAACGTGCCCGGGTGGCCCGCGAGATGCACGACATCGTCGGCCACAACCTGTCCGTCATCATCACCCTCGCCGACGCCGGCGCGTACGCCACCGACGCCGCTCCCGAACGCGGCAAGGAAGCCCTGCACCTCATCGGTGACACCGGCCGGACGGCCCTGGGCGAGCTGCGACGCGTGCTCGGCGTGCTGCGGGAGGCGTCGGACGTCCCCGCCACGACGCCCGAGCTCAGCCCGCAGCCCGGCCTCGCGGACATCGGGGCGCTGTGCGACGGGGTGCGCGCGGCCGGCCTGGAGGTCGTCTACCGGACCGTCGGTGAGGTGGACGCCCTGGACCGGGGCATGCAGCTGACCGTCTACCGCATCGTCCAGGAAGCCCTCACCAACACCCTGAAGCACGCCGGAGCCGGAACACGGGTGACACTGTCGGTCATCGTCGAGGACGCCCGGCTGGTCATCCGGGTCCAGGACAACGGCCGGGCCGGACACCCCGGACCATGGAACGAGGAAGGACACGGCCTGGTGGGCATGCGAGAACGCGCGGCGCTCTACGGAGGCGACATCAGCGCCGGCCCCGCGACCGGCGGCGGCTGGACCGTACAGGCCACCCTCGACCTGCCACCCCAGGCAGGTGCCCGGTGA
- a CDS encoding response regulator transcription factor, whose product MTTVLVVDDQPLQRYGFRVLLDSIPETEVVGEAAHGAEAVRKTAELRPDVVLMDVRMPGMDGIEATRRITAAGGRSRVLVLTTFDVDEYVHAALRAGASGFLLKDARPEELLAGIRAVAVGDAVIAPALTRRILDEYAEHVPAGRSDASEDPRLDSLTDREREILVAIGKGWTNGEIAARFVVSESTVKTHVGRVLAKIGARDRIQAVIFAYDFGLARPGTG is encoded by the coding sequence GTGACCACGGTTCTCGTCGTGGACGACCAGCCGCTGCAGCGCTACGGCTTCCGTGTGCTGCTCGACTCCATCCCCGAGACCGAGGTGGTCGGCGAGGCCGCGCACGGCGCCGAGGCGGTTCGCAAGACCGCCGAACTGCGCCCCGACGTCGTCCTGATGGACGTACGGATGCCGGGTATGGACGGCATCGAGGCGACACGCCGGATCACCGCCGCCGGCGGCCGCTCCCGTGTCCTCGTACTGACCACCTTCGACGTCGACGAATACGTGCACGCCGCGCTGCGCGCCGGAGCCAGCGGCTTCCTCCTGAAGGACGCGCGCCCCGAGGAACTCCTCGCCGGGATCCGGGCGGTCGCCGTGGGCGACGCCGTCATCGCACCGGCGCTCACCCGCCGCATCCTGGACGAGTACGCCGAGCACGTGCCCGCCGGCCGGAGCGACGCGAGCGAGGACCCGCGGCTGGACTCCCTCACCGACCGCGAGCGCGAGATCCTCGTCGCCATCGGCAAGGGCTGGACCAACGGCGAGATCGCGGCGCGCTTCGTCGTGTCCGAGTCCACCGTGAAGACCCACGTCGGCCGGGTCCTTGCCAAGATCGGCGCCCGCGACCGCATCCAGGCAGTGATCTTCGCCTACGACTTCGGACTGGCCCGGCCCGGCACCGGATGA
- a CDS encoding sensor histidine kinase KdpD, translated as MNRLLARLAPRTLRGRLSLVALTTAALLMTVLTVAFNTVMDRHLQHQADDELRNRAAAVATTIDTGGARVRVLETANDSLLDANVWIYAGPRLLEKPPSTTADSTLTLAADRLAARHERACSTVDAQSPRAVRLCSDLVGGRHKAAVVTALDLAPYRGSAGTLLLGSLILDAVMLACTYALTRLAVGRALRPVRTMTDQATQWSAVGSDERFGAAHHPAELAGLGDSLDALLDRIRTVLRHERQLTGELSHELRTPLTRIIIELDWWRARPRSTDETRATHEVIADSAQSMRTICDTLLNDARDGAHDAPTVPGTTAVVPVLHRLVENLDVREQVKSVVEVPDPDLEAGVTAALLERIVSPLLTNALRYARSTVTLSARRLPGSVRIGITDDGPGVPATFVDDLFQPGRRADSGDGHDGAGLGLPLARRLARTVGGEVSHDPGYTSGARFLIDLPAG; from the coding sequence GTGAACCGCCTCCTCGCCCGCCTGGCCCCCCGCACCCTGCGCGGCCGGCTCTCCCTCGTCGCACTCACCACCGCCGCGCTCCTGATGACCGTCCTGACCGTGGCGTTCAACACGGTGATGGACCGGCACCTGCAACACCAGGCGGACGACGAACTGCGCAACCGCGCGGCCGCCGTCGCCACCACCATCGACACCGGCGGCGCCCGGGTGCGGGTCCTGGAGACCGCCAACGACAGCCTCCTGGACGCGAACGTGTGGATCTACGCCGGACCGCGGCTGCTGGAGAAGCCGCCGTCCACCACCGCCGACAGCACGCTGACCCTGGCCGCCGACCGGCTCGCCGCACGACACGAACGAGCCTGCTCGACCGTCGACGCGCAGAGCCCCCGCGCCGTGCGCCTGTGCTCGGATCTCGTCGGAGGCCGTCACAAGGCCGCCGTGGTCACGGCTCTGGACCTGGCGCCGTACCGCGGTTCGGCCGGCACCCTGCTGCTGGGTTCGCTGATCCTGGACGCCGTCATGCTCGCGTGCACCTACGCCCTCACGCGCCTGGCCGTGGGGCGGGCACTGCGCCCCGTGCGCACCATGACCGACCAGGCCACCCAGTGGAGTGCCGTCGGCTCCGACGAACGCTTCGGCGCCGCGCACCATCCGGCCGAACTCGCCGGCCTGGGCGACTCGTTGGACGCGCTGCTGGACCGCATCCGCACCGTGCTGCGCCATGAGCGGCAGTTGACCGGGGAGTTGTCCCACGAACTGCGCACCCCGCTCACCCGGATCATCATCGAGCTGGACTGGTGGCGTGCCCGCCCCCGCTCGACCGACGAAACCCGTGCCACCCACGAGGTGATAGCCGACTCCGCCCAGTCCATGCGCACCATCTGCGACACGCTCCTGAACGACGCACGCGACGGCGCGCACGACGCCCCGACGGTGCCGGGCACCACTGCCGTCGTTCCCGTCCTGCACCGCCTTGTCGAGAACCTCGACGTACGCGAACAGGTCAAGAGCGTCGTCGAGGTGCCGGATCCGGACCTGGAAGCGGGCGTCACAGCGGCTCTCCTCGAACGCATCGTCAGCCCGCTGCTGACCAACGCACTCCGCTACGCCCGCTCCACGGTGACCCTGTCGGCACGCCGGTTGCCCGGTAGCGTCCGCATCGGCATCACCGACGACGGCCCCGGCGTACCGGCGACCTTCGTCGACGACCTCTTCCAGCCCGGCCGGCGCGCGGACTCCGGCGACGGGCACGACGGGGCGGGCCTGGGACTGCCGCTTGCGCGGCGCCTGGCCCGCACCGTCGGCGGCGAGGTCTCCCACGACCCCGGGTACACCTCCGGGGCGCGCTTCCTGATCGATCTGCCGGCCGGCTGA
- a CDS encoding response regulator transcription factor: protein MRHKILVVEDDHALRDVLRRGLSDEDFAPVLAADGATALRLAKDDVAAVVLDVGLPDADGRDVCQALRAGGFAAPIIFLTARHHLTDRLSGFSAGGDDYLPKPFHLAELVARLRAALKRAAPPAVVTAGDLVLDATRHTARVGEAHVDLSPTEFRLLATLVAAGGVLVRRRDLVRAAWPDGAQVSDNTLDQYLSRLRRKLREVGSDLSLTTARGIGHRLS from the coding sequence ATGCGCCACAAGATCCTGGTCGTCGAGGACGATCACGCCCTGCGTGACGTGCTGCGGCGCGGCCTGTCGGACGAGGACTTCGCGCCCGTGCTCGCCGCCGACGGCGCGACCGCCCTGCGGCTCGCCAAGGACGACGTAGCCGCGGTCGTCCTGGACGTCGGTCTGCCCGACGCGGACGGCCGGGACGTCTGCCAGGCGCTGCGCGCGGGCGGGTTCGCTGCCCCGATCATCTTCCTGACGGCCCGCCACCATCTCACCGACCGACTGTCCGGGTTCTCGGCCGGAGGCGACGACTATCTGCCCAAGCCGTTCCACCTCGCCGAACTCGTCGCCCGGCTGAGGGCCGCACTCAAACGCGCCGCGCCACCGGCCGTGGTCACGGCAGGAGATCTCGTCCTGGACGCGACCCGGCACACCGCGCGGGTGGGCGAGGCCCATGTCGACCTGTCCCCGACCGAGTTCCGTCTGCTGGCCACGCTCGTGGCCGCGGGCGGTGTCCTCGTGCGCCGCCGGGACCTGGTCAGGGCCGCCTGGCCCGACGGTGCACAGGTCAGCGACAACACGCTTGACCAGTACCTGAGCCGACTGCGCCGCAAACTGCGTGAAGTGGGCAGCGACCTGAGCCTTACGACGGCGCGCGGCATCGGACACCGGCTGTCGTGA